The DNA region GCCGAGTAACTAAAGGTCGAACTGGTCGTGGTGCAAGAAGACGAAGATGAACCATACTCACCGATAATAAAAGTTTATTATGACTCCAGGATAATGGATTTTTTGTCTCACAAGTTAAGAGGAGGTATGCCAGAGAACTGCACGTGTAATGCATGTGTGAATGTTTATTATTAGCTTCATTATCAGGATATTATGAACAATGAGCCAGAAGGACGTGTATCAGTATCTCTGATGCTCTAATATCTGTGCTTTAATGATTGCTAATGACAGTATTTCATTGCagatgttgattcattatatgaGTGCAATGGGGATTGGACTTCCCGCTGTTATGCTAAaacatgattaattgtctgtATAATGTATGACAATAATGATGGGACAACATTCAGACAATAAGTGAAAGCAGTTATATTAATTTTGCAACAAATTGATTCTTGTTGCATCATTACTCGGTTGCATTTGAAGTTGATTCAAGGACACTCACCTCCATCCATGGATAGCCTATTGGACATCTTGTATTTGTTTTGCTGAGTTTCGGCCCTAGAATTGTTCTTTTGCTGAGAAAGAGCAGGTAAGTGAATTTTCAGAACAACAAaccaatattataataattactgtaATAGTAACAATGCTTTTGTCAACAGAAAGCTGTTTTTCTCTTTACATGGGTGTCGCTTGAAAATAGTAAGATTATACACAGGTGAGTACAATATATAGACTgtatctaaaaaaaacaacaacaaaaaaaaaacaccattattttcatatttgacaGATCTGTTTAGTTCTACACAGTTCAACATTTGTTGTCCAATAACCTAAAATATacctcatgtggtaacatctaaatcagtcccaccaggatttagcggcactttttcctgatttttgtggCCTAAAATAACTGAATTTGCAGTGacaactcacaaatcatcattatatacctctgtaattgtgttaattacattgtaaatgcaattacatgtaaatatttttttgcacaatAACTGACTATGCATTTATCAagcacaaaataaaacaacaacagcaacatttAGATGAAACCTGTGGGTACTGGAAgacctttaattatttttgtattaaaatgttctgcctcagacaatgcaagacaATTGAGTTTAAACtctaagtttaaaatagacatgcattaaatctgtaaactaaaaacacaaatgaggattcgaTAATTAGtcctgttgcaattattacattgGCTGATATTGAAATATGATAtatggacatactgtatataaacaaatacatttagagTTCACATATTTGAGCATTTgtgtacaaatttaaattccacaagtgtttcgaaaaaaatgttacatatatgaaaatggcattttttttgtcatatttttaaatatgtgttgcgtacatgtatactgtatatgtgacctttttatatctgtataaaaaaaaaaactaatttgaaCCTAAATGAACCTGTTTCACACAAGTCAAATACATTAGGTTAAGTCAATGAAAGCAATTTTAATTATCAGATCAGGTGGAAATAGTTCATCTTAATGGCAACAATGTAACAATGACACATTTCCACTTTTTGCAGTGTTGTTTGTGCAGATGCAAAGTCAATGCCTAAAGGTGGGCTTCAAAAAGGTGTTAAAAATGAACACCCTCTTGTCTAAATCCAACAGATGTAGTTACAAAAAAAGTCACACTTTGTGATGGTggtttgaaaattattattattattttttttttttaaatctgtcgtCCCATCTGCCggatagagagagatagagactgGGAGGAGGGATAAACATAACCTTCATTGTGATGCAACAACAGTTCTGTTGACCCTTATGACCTCAGAAGCCCCTCTACCCACCCTGAGCAGGACAAAGGTTGTGGGAACTGGACACGTCCAGCATCTGCGTGATCACCAGTTTAGGGTGAATATGTGTATGAACAGAAGTTTCATGGCCTTTCAAATGTTTTGAATCAACTTTCCAAAACCCAAATAATAGTTTGTTGCTTAATAATTAACATGCTTAAGTTACACAGGTTttgtaagttaaaaaaaaaaaaaaaaaaaaaaaagaagtgtatgAAACACTGTAATAGAAATCATCCATTCATGTGTAAAATCAGTCCATTCAGGGATAAAGTTACCCTTATTGTCACTTTTAGTGGCATTTTTTACCCAAGCCCTCATTTATTTCTGTCCTTTGTGTGTTTGGATGAAGCAGAAGTGTTTGCTTGTCTATACAGCGATTTGTAAGTGTGCCAcatgtgtgaacggccccttgcaTCTGTAAACGTCCCCGACTGGAAGCTGCTCTATATTATCTGAGCTTTCAGTTTGATGTTTGCTGCTGCTGGCGGTCCCCAGCAACAAAACACACATCTTACACTTTGACAAATTAGTGTTattactttggataaaaggagcatatctatctatctatctatctatctatctatctatctatctatctatctatccttcaAATGTATAAAGCTTTTCCTtatatcaaattgaattgtttcAGTGTAAAAAGTAATAAgtgattacagtttttctcaatcgctttggctaatttttttaaacagtcttaacattctctaaactgtaattgcagttgtcacaactgttttatgagacatcacaactctattgcatgtttgcaaaacatttaattcatgcttcaaaacctagttattgtgtcagtaaattggccaatgccaccaaaattaaattttttttgtaattgtgtgagccgtactggtcaaaatatttagatgttttttcaccatggcagtcaaccctggataTGTTTGCTATATacacatttttgttctacttttttgttgacactgactgcttactatACTATACAAGaatttgtctagctgaatgctattgtgtatcacactgagctttttagataccaatttcaacagtaggttacagtttttctcatttGCTAAGACATTATTCACACCCTTTGTCAAACCAGTTGCCACAGATCTCATTGAAAGACCCCAAACTCTAGTGGATTAACTGTGTTGAACTTGCATAGTTATGAATCTCTAATGCACCTGTGTGAAACTCATTTGCACAACTCTTCAATCAGCAATCAGTCCTCATCCAGCTATAAAAGATGCCACCTCTGTGTTGCTATTTGCAAGCATGGATCAAAGAGGCCAAAGGCACGGAAGGAGAGTAAGAGGCCATGGCAGAGGGGTCCGAGGAAGAGGAGTTTGCATGTGTGGTGGAGGAGCTGAAGCAAGAGGAGAAAATAGAGCTCAAGTTTCAAATGAAATTCGGGCAACAATTATTGACCATGTAATCAATCATTGCTTGTCCTTTAGAGAGGCTGGAAAAGGGTCCAGCCCATTCTGTGTCGGAGCACTCTGGCATCTATTGTCAGGCTTTTTCGGAATGAGAACAGGCAAGTCACAATGTTACTGTATACCACTGTGTATGTCAGAATGAAGCATCTGTACAGAGTTCCATTCCAAAGAAACTCTGACATCGTGAAGGAGGCAAGATTCCAGTATGTGCAGGAACGGATTTGTTATTGTAATGCCTTGTTATACCATACATGTACATGCAATTGGAATCATTTGCTTTAtgaatttgctttttttcttaGAGAATAATGGAGCTTGAAACTGAAGGGGCACATCACAAATTCATTTATGTGGATGAAGCCGGCTTCAACCTCTGTAAAGTGAGGAGACGCGGGAGGAACATCATTGGGCAGAGGGCCACTGTTACAGTGCCAGGTCAGAGGGGCACCAATATCATCACGTGTGCTGCCATCTCCAATGATGGTGTCCTTTGCCACATACCAACTATTGACCCATACAATACAGAACGCCTCATCACATTTCTTGATGCACTGAATGAAAGACTGGTTCCACCCGAAGAGAGAGGGCTGTTGAGGCCTGGCATGACACTGTATGTCATCATTTGGGACAATGTTGCCTTCCACCACTCCCGCCTTGTGAATGAATGGTTTGCAGCACAGCCCCATATGATGATACAATTCCTCCGTGCATACTCTCCTTTTCTGAACCCAATTGAGGAGTTCTTCTCTGCTTGGAGATGGAAGGTGTATGATCACCGGCCATATGAGCAGATGTCCCTCCTGGAGGCAATGAATGCTGGTTGCCTGGCAATAGGTGCAGAGGACTGCCAGGGATGGATATGCCATGCAAGGAGATATTTTCCTCAGTGCATTGCAAGGGAAAACATCCAATGCGATGTTGATGAGAACCTGTGGCATAATCGTCAGGAACGAATGGACTAAATGTGAAGTTCTGAGTATTTTaactctttattttgttttttagatatTTCCACCCATAAGTTTCCTTTGGTTGCTTTTTTTACAGTATTCAGCATTTCTGAGTTTGAAAAATATCATATATTTCATATTGATAGCTGTATATTGTATTTTGTTGTCCATTGTGTAATGACTGATTAAAAGAATATATTAATTTGACCACAAGTTGTGGTGTTTGATGGAAATATTTGCTTTTGgtgcatgtttttaatgtttcGTGAGTTTTAGAGCATTTTGCAAACAAAATTAGTCATTTTGGCCAGTGAGCTTCAGTTTTAGCCtgtgtgttaactgttttgaaaatgtgatgTCAGAGTGGACAAAtgtgtttaagcaatcgagaaaaaGTGTACTgtacagaaaaaggatatgcacatttgtatgtatacagtaaatgtatttttgtagcaatgtgttacatgtaaacagaaaattcacatttgcatgtccatttttacacatttcttacatgtaaagtcatatagagTGAACAGAAAactgccacaaaatgacatccatgcaaaaaacaaatgcaaaaatgaaagaaacccatggtagttctgtaaaaaacaataaattgtacctcctcacagtacgtaacactacaggttcccatcttcttggtggacatcctgtcgctcttgttggtctggccagagatttagcagacatcacaatcattccatgtcatagatatttatggaatatacatgtatgtctgacataTTTGAttattgaatggatcattttgcatgtgatggctcacacaatgaaataatgtttagaagttgtgaagagtatgacaatttcactgagaatcaactcatcagttttgatcagcaagccacgtgcatttagttattgtgcaaattgtagataattgtacttactcttttgcacacatgtgccaaaacacgtgcaatttgctttaaatgaataagaaattcaaatctagtgtgaacaagaaactaattgttcagagattttaacatattgttttgaaaaaaaaaaatattctcattcgagaattgagccaaagcgattgagaataAATTTAATAAAAGTCCAGACTAAATATATTTGATATTCTTGTACATTCTTAGATGGTTTTATACTCAGTTATACCTCCATGTGAAAAAGTAAGACTGAAGATTGTGGGTTGTTTTAGAATTGACACCACTTTACACATGTCTGTatcaaactcaaacacaaagaTATGCATATAAGCTcagtatttacatttacacagttCATATTCACTTTACAAATGATTATGATTGCATTTCAATTTCGGATACTGTAATAGCATGTTTTATTTGGACCATGTAATTCGAGATCAGGTGGGTGATGGCCATAGTGTTTCATTGAATAACACTGGGGGGcgctatttgttatttttttacaggtgcatctcaataaattagaatgtcgtggaaaagttcatttatttcagtaattcaactcaaattgtgaaactcgtgtattaaataaattcagtgcacacagactgaagtagtttaagtctctggttcttttaattgtgatgattttggctcacatttaacaaaaacccaccaattcactatctcaaaaaattagaatatggtgacatgccaatcagctaatcaactcaaaacaactgcaaaggtttcctgagccttcaaaatggtctctcagtttggttcactaggctacacaatcatggggaagactgctgatctgacagttgtccagaagacaatcattgacacccttcacaaggagggtaagccacaaacattcattgccaaagaagctggctgttcacagagtgctgtatccaagcatgttaacagaaagttgagtggaaggaaaaagtgtggaagaaaaagatgcacaaccaaccgagagaaccgcagccttatgattgtcaagcaaaatcgattcaagaatttgggtgaacttcacaaggaatggactgaggctggggtcaaggcatcaagacacagacatgtcaaggaatttggctacagttgtcgtattcctcttgttaagccaccacagacaacgtcagaggcgtcttacctgggctaaggagaagaagaactggactgttgcccagtggtccaaagtcctcttttcagatgagagcaagttttgtatttcatttggaaaccaaggtcctagagtctggaggaagggtggagaagctcatagcccaagttgcttgaagtccagtgttaattttccacagtctgtgatgatttggggtgcaatgtcatctgctggtgttggtccattgtgttttttgaaaaccaaagtcactgcacccgtttaccaagaaattttggagcacttcatgcttccttctgctgaccagctttttaaagatgctgatttcattttccagcaggatttggcacctgcccacactgccaaaagcaccaaatgttggttaaatgaccatggtgttggtgtgcttgactggctagcaaactcaccagacctgaaccccatagagaatctatggggtattgtcaagaggaaaatgagaaacaagagaccaaaaaatgcagatgagctgaaggccactgtcaaagaaacctaggcttccataccacctcagcagtgccacaaactgatcacctccatgccacgctgaattgaggcagtaattaaagcaaaaggagcccctaccaagtattgagtacatatacagtaaatgaacatactttccagaaggccaacaattcactaaaaatgtttttttttattggtcttatgatgtattctaattttttgagatagtgaattggtgggtttttgttaaatgtgagccaaaatcatcacaattaaaagaaccaaagacttaaactacttcagtctgtgtgcattgaatttatttaatacacgagtttcacaatttgagttgaattactgaaataaatgaacttttccacgacattctaatttattgagatgcacctgtatgttattTACTGGCttattttacaataaagttccattggttaacattaagCATCACGAACAAACAatgaaatattattaattattattatttttattttttatttttttatttttttattttttacagcatttagttaatgttagttaataaaaatacaatgtttATTATTAGTTTATGGTTCAGTAACTGTTGTTAAGAAATAAaagttttgattttaaaaatgtattaatgcatgttgaaattaacattaaccaagattattaaatgctgtaaaaatattgctcattattagttcatgttaactaatgtcattaaccaatgttaacaaatggaaacttattgtaaagtgttactgttgtagttttataaaattatgcagTTGATTACTTTTCCCTTTGTCATTTTTGcggtttcattaaatattgtatttcataattgttttattgtttaaattaTATCAGAAATGCCATTAAACacataaaaacttttaaatatatttaagtttttttagaTAGCATTTCAGATTTGAATAGTATTTCATATTTAAAGATGCATGTTATTGAAAATAAGCAGCAGGTTTTCATTGTGACATCTTCCCCAAAGTTGACAAAAGTTCAACATGTCTTCAATGAActgtatgttttttcttcttaGATAATATTGGAAATGTTCAAGAGCTTTTTTTGCAGCCAACACTTTAAGTTATATATCTCTAAAGTTGACTTACGCAGCTCACCCAACCCTGAGATACTTCCACTGGactgtgacaactaaccccattCTCCCCTTTAAGCCACTTAAACAATAATTAATCTGCATACAGTGAATGGTAGTTAAGCAATAACAAGGACATGAACTTTTTTTCAGCATTACAATTTTAGCATTAATATACAGGATATGTATATAAGGGgaaatgtatattttaggtgcataaaatgcaaaaatgttgtttgCTCTGCAgtttgaatattttgtttttattattcgaGCACTGCTATTACTGTTTGACATGCCGTGTCAACCACCCTTTGATGTTCAAAATACCTAAATTATTTACTAGGGGTTTTGGCAGATCTATGTTTTCAGGTTATGCAAGAACGGCAAGAAGTACAGGTGCGCAGATGAATACGCCTTTTTGTTCAACACAATATCCTGATGTTTCCACCTGATCTATTCTCAGCGTCATCTTGCAATTATCTCTGTCATGTTGCCACATCGACTGAGCGATTGTCATTGTTGTATGAAAGAGAGTGTAAAGGAATAGTATCTGCGACATAAAAAAGCATGATGttgaaacatcaaaagaaaaGATGTCGTCATGATTtcgtttttaaaacttttttttttttttagcagagtcTGACATTGTCCTCTTTTAAAATTTGTGATATATACTGCTGtatcattaaaaccacctgcctaatattgtgtaggtcccccttgtgtcgCCAAAACAGTATCAgtatagtattctgagatgatattcttctcaccactattgtacagagcggttttctgagttaccctagactttgtcagttcaaaccagtctctgttgacctctctcaacaacaaggcatttccatccacagaactgccgctcactggatgttttttgttttgtttttggcacaattcagagtaaattctagagactgttgtgtgtgaaaatcccaggagatcagcagttacagaaatactcaaagcagcccGTCTGGAAcctgccaatcgtgtggcagcaatgcagtgcataaaatcatgcagatacgggtcaggagcttcagttaatgttcacatcaaccaccagaatggggaaaaaatgtgatctcaatgattttgaccgtggcatgattgttggtgccagacgggctggtttgagtattctgggatgcgagttggcgctgttttggtggcacagcggggacctacacaatattaggcaggtggttttaatgttgtagctgatcggggTATATAGTTTTGTATTTagattttactttgtttaaaaccattattattattattattattattattattattatcggcAACTAGAGCTATTCAAATTCATCGTAGTCATATTTTCATGAGTTAATGTGGGGGTAAAAAAAACCTGGTCTCACAAAATCACATTGCTATAGGGTGATGTCAGTTAATGTGGGCCATCGTGTCAAATGGGCCAGATGAGGCTGGAGTCTCTAGGTTCTGTAAGATTCAATCTCCAATTAATGCAAACTAATTTAAGTTGCAACAACTGTACTTGACATGTATCAGCTGATTTCATTTGTCTGCAAAACAATctaattgttttaattgtttgATGAAAAAGGGCTTTTTATTTGCTGGCTCATTTTAGCAAACCCCTATCTGATAAAAAACGGGCCACCATGTTTCAGCTACAATGGGCCACTTTATAGACTGACTTATAAGAAAAAATTGGATGGGTTCTTTCATTAAAACTGCACAAATAAAAGGGATGAAAGAAACAATGGATGTGTTGTATAAATGTATGACTGTAGTATCCAAAAATGTGCTAAAAAAACCCCCacccatctcacacacacacactcatgtccaTTTGATTACGACAGAAGagtacaaatacatttcaaataacaTTTGAATTGAAAAGAAATTACAGTGACAttgtacacacacccacacacataaacacacaaaaatgcactAGGAGCGTTACACAGAATAACAAAAAGATGAGTACATTTTAATAAAGGGAGGTTTAGTTTTTATGGGGAAATCTTATTCAAGATACAGTATATCCTTGTTCCTTGTTAATGTCATGAATTCTTCTTATTCTAAAATCTACAAATCTACCTCAATCTCTCTTGACTCAACCTCCCCAACAACTCACATTGT from Myxocyprinus asiaticus isolate MX2 ecotype Aquarium Trade chromosome 30, UBuf_Myxa_2, whole genome shotgun sequence includes:
- the LOC127420984 gene encoding uncharacterized protein LOC127420984; translated protein: MTSEAPLPTLSRTKVVGTGHVQHLRDHQFRRIMELETEGAHHKFIYVDEAGFNLCKVRRRGRNIIGQRATVTVPGQRGTNIITCAAISNDGVLCHIPTIDPYNTERLITFLDALNERLVPPEERGLLRPGMTLYVIIWDNVAFHHSRLVNEWFAAQPHMMIQFLRAYSPFLNPIEEFFSAWRWKVYDHRPYEQMSLLEAMNAGCLAIGAEDCQGWICHARRYFPQCIARENIQCDVDENLWHNRQERMD